A genomic window from Hyla sarda isolate aHylSar1 chromosome 8, aHylSar1.hap1, whole genome shotgun sequence includes:
- the LOC130284483 gene encoding E3 ubiquitin-protein ligase RNF126-like, which produces MGSRELRLLTADNEAWLRRPENAGQTILRERLRLRTRGAPYQTGPPPSRPRDRRRQAIEALPRRKIPPGETQTCPICLADYDSGEEVTVLPCSHMFHHLCIGQWLRTNDRCPMCRGRCIHLRT; this is translated from the exons ATGGGTTCTCGGGAGCTGCGGCTCCTGACCGCCGATAATGAGGCGTGGCTTCGTCGACCTGAGAATGCGG GTCAGACTATTCTTCGTGAGCGACTGAGATTGCGCACAAGAGGAGCTCCATACCAAACTGGACCACCCCCGAGCAGGCCACGGGACCGGAGGAGGCAGGCCATAGAGGCGCTACCTAGGAGGAAAATACCCCCTGGAGAGACCCAGACCTGCCCCATCTGCCTGGCTGACTATGACAGCGGTGAGGAAGTGACAGTACTCCCATGCAGCCACATGTTCCATCACCTGTGTATCGGCCAATGGCTTCGCACAAACGACAGATGTCCGATGTGCCGGGGGCGTTGTATTCATCTGAGGACTTAA